AAGCGATAAGAATACATGGCATCAATCCCCCGCCATAATACCGCCTCCTTGGGATCACGACCGGACGCGTGGATCTCGCTTAGAGAGTCCGGGGCATAGACACCACCGTTCGCAATAGACAGGCTGGGCGACAGGACGCCCAGCACTCCACCTATTGCGGCAAGTCTTCTGAGAGTCAACATGGCTGCCGGCAGAATTCGATCAGGCTAGGTCTGGCCTCAAGGCAGCGATAGACGGCCAAGCTCCGCGCGTGCAGCCGGGTGATCGGGATCGATGGCCAGCGCCCGCTGAAGCGCGCTGGTTGCCCGCGTAGAGTCCCGCAGGGCTCCATAGGTCCGGCTTAGACCCACATAGGCATCGGCCTGGAACGGATCATTGTTTATAGCCATGGTGTAGTAATCGATGGAGCGTTGGTAATCATCATGGGCTCGCGCCGCATTGCCGGCAAGTACCAGCGCGGACACCATCCAGCCGGATGCTTGTTCCCTGGAAAGAGACATGGCCTTGTGATACGCCTCCAGTGCCTCCCGGAACCGGCCGCGGGCCTTGAGCTCGAACGAGTAGAGATAATAAGCCTGCGGCAGCCAGTGCAACACCGCTCGATTCTCGGGGCGCAGGTAGCGCAGCATTTCCCACTCTTGTATCGCTTCTTTAAACCGCAGGTCCATCAGATAGGCCCGACCCAGGTTGAGTGAGGCGGCTGCATCTCCCGGCTGTGAGTCCAACAGCCGCAGGTAGGCGCGGATTGCGGTGGTGGCATTACCCTCCTGAAGCGAGACCTCGCCGAGGCATGCATAGGCCTCCAGGAAGTCGGCGTCCAGCGAAAGGGCATCATAGAAATCGGTCTTGGCCCGATCCAGCAGGCCCAGGCCGGTGTAGGCCTTACCCCGGGCATAGTACAGCGGGGCGTGATCGGGATAAAGCGCCAGGCCCTCCCGGGCAAGGGCCACGGCGTCACCATACTCCCCCCGTTTTACCAGATTCAATGCCCTGTGGAAATAGACCCCGGCAACGGCACCGAACTGCTCCTCTACCTGGGCATAGATCACCATGGCACCTTTAAAGTTGCCCTCGTTTTCCCGCACCCAGCCCCGGAATAGACGGGCCTCGATGCTTTCAGGATTGAGATAGACGATCTCCTGAAACGCGCCCCAGGCCTTGGTATTCTCCCCGTTCTTAAGGTAGCTGTGGGCCAGATTGAATAATAACTCCTGGTTCAGCGGCTCCACGGCTAATGCCTTGAGCAGGTAGGTCTCAGCCTCCTTGAATTTGTGGTTGCGTCGCTGCAGGTCCGCCAGCGCAACGAGCGTGGCCTGGTCCTCGGGATGGTCCTCATATTGGCGGACCAGCTGCCGCCACAGGCGATAGTCCCCCGCAAAGCGGTAACGCCTCACCTCAGGCACACTATCGGACGGAGCGAAGCGTGATAATCGCCGCGCGGTCTGGCGATTCAGAGCGGTTAGCTGATCGCTGAAGGAGGTAATGTCGGCAGCCATGGTCTTGAGCTCGCCCGCAGAATATACTTTGATCGGCGGCGTAGCCGGCGTCGGAGGGCGCTGTCTGCGGGCCGTTTGGGTGGTTGGCTGGCGCTGGCTGGTCGGCTGGCGCTGCTGGGCGGAA
This Candidatus Neomarinimicrobiota bacterium DNA region includes the following protein-coding sequences:
- a CDS encoding tetratricopeptide repeat protein, which codes for RSSMVPLLLGFIMAAGLVGAQKGASVDPDAKGVAGRGEPAAGKEASTAGNQETQDSQAATESRRRPAPIQSGTSTKKSPSQSQPAASRPRQQPSAQQRQPTSQRQPTTQTARRQRPPTPATPPIKVYSAGELKTMAADITSFSDQLTALNRQTARRLSRFAPSDSVPEVRRYRFAGDYRLWRQLVRQYEDHPEDQATLVALADLQRRNHKFKEAETYLLKALAVEPLNQELLFNLAHSYLKNGENTKAWGAFQEIVYLNPESIEARLFRGWVRENEGNFKGAMVIYAQVEEQFGAVAGVYFHRALNLVKRGEYGDAVALAREGLALYPDHAPLYYARGKAYTGLGLLDRAKTDFYDALSLDADFLEAYACLGEVSLQEGNATTAIRAYLRLLDSQPGDAAASLNLGRAYLMDLRFKEAIQEWEMLRYLRPENRAVLHWLPQAYYLYSFELKARGRFREALEAYHKAMSLSREQASGWMVSALVLAGNAARAHDDYQRSIDYYTMAINNDPFQADAYVGLSRTYGALRDSTRATSALQRALAIDPDHPAARAELGRLSLP